In Ostrinia nubilalis chromosome 12, ilOstNubi1.1, whole genome shotgun sequence, one DNA window encodes the following:
- the LOC135076980 gene encoding uncharacterized protein LOC135076980 codes for MMGHTSNKSRTTHTHQANTTAVPKEYIVKSEYIRTHNGRYLVFLNGFTYCKHYRLKVGARRWQCSMHASKNCSAHLIISDDGCIRRRNETHSHPPSKYYRNRDGSYIRVGVYKNG; via the exons ATGATGGGACATACGTCAAACAAGTCGAGAACCACACACACCCACCAGGCAAATACCACCGCAGTGCCGAAGGAATATATTGTAAAGT CGGAGTATATACGCACACATAACGGCAGATATTTGGTCTTCCTCAACGGTTTCACCTATTGCAAGCACTATCGGTTGAAGGTGGGAGCCAGACGGTGGCAGTGCTCCATGCATGCGTCCAAGAACTGCTCAGCCCACCTTATCATCAGCGACGACGGCTGCATCAGGAGGAGGAACGAGACCCATAGTCATCCGCCGTCGAAGTACTATAGGAATAGGGACGGGTCGTATATTAGAGT TGGagtttataaaaatggataa